The window AGCAGCTGGTGAACAGGGACATGAGCCAGGCTGATTTTTCTCAGGTCTGAGGATTTGGGCCAGGTTTTCCCGTGGGACTGGGGGGTTCTGCTGGAGGAAAGGGGGTCTGAGGAGAGAAGAGGACATAACCCAGTCATGCAGACACAGGATCCCTGAGATGCCATAATGGTGGTGACTGAGGGAGGGGTATGAAGgaaccccggggggggggggggctgaaagCCTCCCACGCATCAACCAGAATGTCCACTAGTGTCCGTACCTGTAGTCACCAAGCTGCACACTCCTGTAAATCTACACTGTGCATTAACCAGAGCTGAATACAAagtggggctggggagacagaaaatggCCAATGCGGTGATGGGAACAAGCAAATGAACTGGATGTGGGGTTTCCAGTGACAGGACCCCTGGAGACTGTTTCCTACTCTTTAATTTTGGACCTTTGAACACTGGGGTAAAAACACGATCCTCAAGGAGAAAGGCTGATGGTGGGTTCTGGGGGTGTGGGGCGGTTCTGGGGGCATTTCCCATCATGATCACACCTGCATGGGTTTTCTGAAATTCCCACACAAGGCCAGTTTCTTCCACGACTGGATGGAGAATTGATGATTTTCTTGAAGGGACTTGAGGGTCAGGGGCAGACATCCTCCACAAAGGTAGCTGTCATTTCACCAAATCACGTGCTATGGATGGCCGGGGAGCAGAGGAAAAGTCCAGGGCCTTTGCGTGTCACTGCCCCATGTGAGGGGGGTGAGGGACACAGGGTGCCCAAATACTGGATCCTGGCCCACCTGGCAGCATCTGTCTCTGCTAAAGCTTCTCTTCCCAAAGGAAGGGAGCTGTGAGGCATGAACTAggcatctggggtggggggtggcactGTCAAGACCCGGCCCTGCACCCAGACAATAGCGCTTCAAACTCCAACCCCAGGTACAtcctttaatgtttacttatttttgagacagagcgcgagagacagagtgtgagcgggggaggggcagagagagagggagagacagaatccgaagcaggctccaggctccgagctgtcagcacagagcccgacacagggcttgaaaccacgaaccgcgagatcatgacctgaggcaaagttggacactcaatcgactgagctacccaggcgcccctcaggtatATCTTTTAAAGTGCTCAGTGCCTTCCTCCCCTCATCCGTAAGTTGGTGAGGACTTCCTGAGAGGGCTGTTGGAAGGAGTGAAGGAACTGACGTGATGCATTTAccccaggcctggcacacagtgtaTGAGCCACCATTCAGACAGGCATGCCGGAAGACTTGGAAGTTTTAACTTTCTTTTGCCAATTTCCCTATTTCCCCCACATTTTCCAGACTCAGTAGGTCTCAGTGGTTATCTGCAGAGACTTACTGAATACAGGGTCACTGTTCTGGGCACCACAGATGCCATGGAAATGAGACACGCGCCTGGCCTCATGGTGCCTGTGTGCTAGCTGCAGGGTCAGGGAGCTGGCCAAAACTCAAATCCCAGGAGGGGTCAGTGCTCCAGTGAAAATGGGAGGGGCGCTTCTGGGGCAGCCGTGCAGACGTCTGCAAGGGCCACGAAGGCAGCAAGACATGTGCTGAGCACTGGAGGCCCCACTGGGGGCAGGGAGTCTGAGGCCGGGCTCAGCCACTCCCAGCAGCGGGGCCTCAGGGTTGTGACTTGTGTCCGTGCCTGTTTCCTCACTGCCACCTCATGGGGCTGATGTGGGGGTAGAATAGGGTGAAATGTGTCCAGCGCTGACCACAGGGTTTGGCACTTTTACTGTTCCACCGttcactgagtgcctactgtgcgCTGGGCCTTTGCGTGTGACAAAAATGGTCAGAACTGCTTCCCAAGGCCCTAGGCCCCATACAGGTGGCCTAGGAGACTCTGTTCGCCGTCTTCCCATTACCTGTGTGTGCCTGCCCTTCATGGAAATGCTTGGCGTGGTTCCACCTCTAGGCCTTTGCTCACGCTGTTCCCCTGCCTGGAACATGATTCCTGTGGGCCTTGacctcactgccccttcccctgcaggTCTCTGTTTGGGGGCCACTTCACAGGGAGGCCTTCTGGGCTATGCTGGTTAATGCCTGGTGCCCAGCCCATCTTCTTCTGGACCTCATTTCTCTGCACGTCACTTGGCACATTTACGTTCCTCACAGGGACTGTGACCCCACGGGGATGGTGAAGATTTGCTCCTCTTGTCTGTTCTTGCACCTGCAATTTCTAGAACAGGGCCTGGGGGGCACCTAGTCCATGGCAGGTGCTAAAAACCTGTCGCCTAAGGGACTGGATGGAGATAGTGAGTTGAGAAAGTCCCAGACACATCAGTGGGATGGATGCTGTCTGCCAGAGTAGAACGGGGCAGTTGAGGGACTCAGGGAGATCCCCTCTGAGGCGGTGAGGTGTGAGAACCTCAAGAGGATGACTCTGGACAAAGCACATTCCTGGCAGGGGGCAGAGTAAGGGCGAAGGCCCTGAGAGCAGAATGAGTCTGGCGGGACCTGAGGCTAGGGCCTGGGAAGCCTGAGTGTGAGGGTGGTGGTGTACTCACCGGGGCCCCGGCAGTGAGGAGCCCAGCAGtcattccctcctcctctggccTCTTCCAGGAACAGCCAGCTCCTCTGCAGGTGGttctggggggagaagggaggaaagagaccGGGCAAGTGCCTGTGGTGGCCAGAAACCCCACACCCTGGCATCTGTGTGTGGGAAGGAGGGGCTGTGGctgtgggagcctggagccctgcacCCGGGCCAAACCCAACAGTAGTGAAACCTCAGCTTGGCATTTTCccggcacctactgtgtgcccagggCTATTCCAGGTGTTGTTGACAGATGACCTCAAATTTTCCTACTCCACTTCACAAATAGGAAAAGTGAGGGCCACGATGGGCAAGGAGCACACCCCCAGTTGCCCAATAGGGTGATGACTATTCCTGTTACCATGACAGAAAGCTAGACAGTTATGGGGTCTTTGGGCattgtgtgcctcagttttcctctccCATAAAATGGGAGTGGTGACCTAACAGAGGTTATAGGAATTAATGTGTGGAAAgggctgaacatggagcctggcAGGCAGCAGGATGCACAAGTGAACACAAGAAGTATACACCACTGGTGCTGGAAAGAAAGCCTCTTGCTTCAGTGAGCATCTACTTCGCTTGACATGCAGGCCCTGTTGATGGTGGTTCATAAACTCCTCTCCGGCTCAGTGCCCCAAATGAAACTCAGGCCAAAGGCAGTATGCATTTCCCTGGTCTCTCTGAACCTTTCCTTCATGACTCTGATTCTGTCTCATCCCACTAGTGCCCTGTGGTCTTCACAGCAGTTTCCAAGATGGCAGTTATCTTGTTCGGTGATGTGTTGATGGGGTTCTTATCATCTCCCTGACTCCCCTGGAGACTCTGGGGGCCGAAACAATGTTGCGGGCTCTTGGATATAGGCTAGGACCTCGCCCTTAGAGCATCCAAACATGTGCTCGCTGAATTAATGAAGGAGACTGGATGGTCCCTACCTTGAAGTCAGTGCTCAATAAGACTTTAATATAAGGAGTCTGTTTTCTGGGTCCCAGGCGGCTGGGATTAAAGTCTTATGCTTTTGGTCtccctcatcatcatcatcctgaGAAGCTCCAGAGGTGACAGTGGGGCCTCGGCCCTCCCCACCCTCCGAACCCCGAACATCCCACCCAAGCAAGGAAGGGATGCAGGCCAGGTTGGCTCCAGTCTCTGAAGGGTCGGGCCCGCTAGGATCTCTGATTGTTACCCCGAAGCTGGAGGGTCCCACCTCTTTTGCCAAAGCCAGGTCCCCACCCTGGCCCCAACTCCTCCTCTCGGACCCggagacacccccacccccaaaccggGCCCCGCCCACTCGgtcccgcccccaccgcccccgaaGCGACCCGCCCCGGGCCCAAAGCAGGAAAAGGGACTCTACGCAGACGCACGCGGTAAGACCCCTGGATGCCCTCCCGTCTCGGCCTCCTCCGTTCCAGCGACCCCAGTCCCACTTACCAGCCGGACCGCGAGACAAAGGCCGCAGCCGCCACCAGCAGGGTCTGCGCCTGCGCAGGCGGACGCCCAACTACATCTCCCAGAGGGCGGCGCGCGCACTTCCGGTCGTTTCCTTGCTCGGCCGgcctcctccctgggccctggCTGCTGAGCTCGGAGTCCGAGTTCGGCTGCGCGGACCCCGCCGGCCTTAGTCTCGCCTCCCTGCCCCAAAGCTCTCCTACGCCGTATTCCCTTGTCTGATGGCCGGACAAATGCCACGGCCGCCGTTGGCCGGGACTGCGCCTGCGCAGGCGGGCGCTGAACTACAACTCCCAGAGGGCCACGGGCAGGTTCCGTGCGCTTCTGCCCCACCCGTCGTCGCGCGGGACCGGACCCGAGTTCTAGTTTCGACGCCCGTACTTATGGCGCCCTCACGAGTGTCCACTCCGTGCGGGCTGTGTCGTGAGCCCCGCGAACGTCGCCCCCGCACTCTTAACAGCGGGGACTGGCCCGGGACTAGTTTAGACAGAGTGGTCAGGGGGGTCGGGGATGCTGAGCAAAGGCTGCGGGAAGAGCCTGGGGAGCAGTCTTCGGACCGGGGGCACAGCCGCGCTAAGGCCGCGGCGGAAAGGCCAGTGAGGAGGCATTGTGAGCGTCCAGGTGAGTCCCCTCGGAGTAGCGACACACTGCTTTCATATTGGAAATTGTGCCGTAAACTTTATTGTTGTAAAACCAACCGGTGtttccaaaaatcaaacaaaatgcaAGACAacaatgacacacacacacacacacacaacggaaaCATTCACTAAGATGCCAAACACAGGAGCTGTTTACATTTTGCCACACCGACTCAGCTTTGCAGTACTTAGTACAGGGTTCTAGGAAACATCACGTGGTGGACATGTTTTTAAATTGCTTCACGTCATTGTCAAATGTGTGCATTTGAACAGCAGCATAATATTCAAAGCCCATGTGCCCTCGCTGACCGAATTTGTCATTTGCTGAACATTGACCAAGGCCTGCCAGGCGCTGAGCCCCGGGTACAGCAGCGCACAGTGGACTAGGTGCCAGTGGACAAGATGTGCACACTCGCCATTCCCCACTCAAGCCAGACTTACTTTCACTGATGAACATTGACCGTCCCTGGAGCAGTGAGTGGAAAGAATCTAACCAAGGCTGAGCCATGTGCACTTGCCCTTTTAAGAAAGACTGATTTATTCAAGTCAGGGTTTGCATGCTGAATTTGAAGCGAAGAACAAGTTTTAAGGGCATTTTTTTCGTTGAAAGAACTCTGACTCTGAAAACAGCAGAGAAGACAGTAAGAATTCTCATGTTAGGGAAGAACCTAGCTGGGTACATTTTTTACACAcaaagacacttgaaaagattaGGCTGATTCTCAACATGAATGAAAGACCTTAAATTTCATAAGCCCTAAAACTggttgttacaaaaaaaaatataatggatGGCTCAAAATCAGAATGCACTGATGTAAACAAGGCAAAGACAAGCTTATTGGCTTTTCTTTAAAGTGTCTTGTACATTCAAAGACTATAAAAGGCCCACATTTGTGATTGTCATACTGAAAGCCCACCTGCTCTTCTCTCTACTACAGTTTGAaggctttaaaatatacataagatgTCAATTATCAGTTCCCTCACCTGCAAACCCAAATTCAAAgagatacttatttttttttcttttttctaacacAAAATATGTactctactccccccccccccccccccccccccgccttccttTTACTGGCTCAAaaggtatgtatgtgtacacactcCCATTATGAAATCTTTTTCTCAAAAAGGTCTGGGCAGAGTCCTGGTGATGAGCCGTTGATGCTGCCACACAGACTTGCCTGCTCACGGGGACATACCCCAGCCCTAATACCGAGCCGCGTTGCTCTACATACCTCCCTTGGGACTTGACCCTGTTACCTTCCTCTAGCCTTCTAATCCTTGTTTTTTTCCAACCAACTTTCACAAACTCAAATGCCTGCAGGGGCTGGGCTCTGTTTGAAGGGATGGATGCTGATGGTCTCAGCCAAGTGGTGCCATGTGGACAGGTAAGCCGAGTGTCGCAGGTCTGAACTTCTCAAAAGAAGCCAAAAATTTGGATCTCTGTGTGAAATCTCTTGATTCACAGGGTATTCAAAGAGTTTTAAAACACTGTCCATTAAACAGGATGATCTGAAGGCTAGCTCTGTGATGCTCTCACCACTCCAGACCGTGTTGGTAACCAGTGGCTGGGTACCACTCAGGCCAGTCTTGACATCCTCTAACCTCAGGGTCGCCTTCACCTGGCTGTGACAGGACCCTACCAGAAGCAGGTGCATTAGAAATCAGTGTGGCTTTCAAGGAATTCTATAATCATTATGGATAGCACAACTTCATTACACTCtaattttgttaaattgtttgacatatacatttaaatatattacagcGTTTATCCTTGTGGATATATTTCATCCTTTAAACAAAAAATCATTTTGGGAGCCTCAGAACCTAGCAGTGCCCAGGCCTCTTCTCCTCCCAGAGGTCCTGTCTTCAGTGGGAAGGAGGGTGGTCTGTTTTCCTCTGGTTCCCTGGAGCGTGAGATGATGAGGATTTGCGCTGCATCACAGcacccagggcctggcccagcaGATGTTCTGTGACAAGAGCTGGAGGACAGACGAGCCTGGGAAGTGTCCTAGTGGGCAGGTGTTGGGGTCTTGCAGGGGACGCTGGCAGAGGAAGGCACAGGGTGAGCCAAGCATGCAAGgagtgaggagaaagagaagagaggggccGGTGCTCTATCTCACTACAGCTTGAGCAGCATCTTGGGACTAGGCAGGCCGGGCAATTAATTCAGTTTGGCGGCTTTGGTGAATCGGGATTCGGAGGAGCGACTCTCCAGGCCCAGGGCCCTGGGCCACATCCTTGCCCCTGTCAGCCAAGGCAGAGGGTGTTGAGGGGAGCCTTCCGTGGTGCTGCCAGCTCCCCTCCTCAGAGGTCCAGGTAAGGTTTCCTTGGCTGATTACTGCAGCCCTGTGGTGGGGTCTTGGCAGCGGCTGCAGCTCACATACTCATTTGGTTACCATTCACCCATTCTCACTCACGAAGGGCTGCTCTGGGCCAGGTGCTGGTAAAATGCTGCAGTGAAGACTTTTCTAAGCAGAGGAGGCATCCCTCGAGGAGGTGAGGAGGCCCAGCATAGGAGTCATTGTGGAGACAAGCAGGAACTGAGTGGGCACAGGAGGCCAGCCTCCACCACCCCAGTGCCAAGAGCTACTGACGTGGGAAGAGATTCGAGGGAACTGGTCTGCTGGGCTTCATGTCATCTCAGCCTGTCTGTTTCAGAAGGATCTTGCTGGCTGTGGGTATTGGATGGGATGGAGGGGAGTGGACTGGAGGCAGAGTTCGCCTAGACACAGCTGCAGTCATCCAAAGATGGAGAAAAGACgatagaagagagagagggaggcgggcACAGTTCAGTGCAGAGGAGAAACTGGAACAGGGCAAGCCTGGGGCCTTGGAGGGTGGAGAGACGGCATAGGGGAGGCTGTTGGTTTTCTTTCGCACTAGGGTTCTTTGGACAAGCTCAGGTGGAGGACTGAGGGACACCAGGCAGATGTCACTGGAGGGCAGTTGGTCCGTGGGATGCCGAGGCAGACATCTTCGGAGAATTCACGCAAGgatggctggtggggggggggcatggcaGTTAGGGGTCTGACTGATGCCTTGCTGGCAGCAGCCCCCACTCTCTCCTGCAATCCTGCTCCATCCCAGAGAGCTATGAACATGCCTCTGATTTAGGGGGATCGGAATGGAAACTGCATTGGAATAAACTCCTGGTCACCAACCAGTGGGGACACTGGATAATCCTGTCCATCGTGTGTGCTGTACCTGAAGACTCAGGCTGACTGTGGGGTCAagaccctctcccccaccttgcCACCTGAGCTTCGAAGAAGAAACTCCGCCTCAGCAGGATGAGAAAGAAGGTGCTTGGGAAGGGAGCTGAAGCTCACAAGAAATTAAGGCATGGAGTAGAGCCGGAAGCCCTCAGTGAGGATAAGCCAGGATGCTGTAGCGAGGCAAGAACAAGGTCCGGAGGCCCAGCTAGAGAGAGCTCCAAGAAGGCAAGTGCAGCAAATAGCGCGAAGGCAGCAGAGGGACCTGCATGGCCCGGGAAGGTGCCAGGGGACACAGGCTACGGATGGGTGCAGGAAGGAGGCAGCTTGGTCGAGAAGCAGCAGTGGGCTGGGCGGGGCAGGTCCAGAAGAGTTTTCCAGTTGAAAGGCGACTTATGGATGATTAAAAGGAGAAGGTCTCTGCTTATGTGGGGTCAGAGTCAATCCAACACTATccaagttccaaaaaaaaaaaaaaaaaagacacttgtaAGGCTTTTGTTGGCATGGGGGCAAGTGGTGCCCAGCGATGAAGGGGTAGGGATGGATGTCAAGCTGAATCCAGATGCACGTGGGCCATCCCCAGCAGTGGTGGGGtgaactgaggcacctgggtgatcCAACACCTGCTCTGGGGAGATCCAGGGTGACCATAATGCCAGATTTTTATGTGACATCTAtggtttgaaaaatgtttgcatttatctttaaaaaaaacaaaaacacaaaggtcATTCTGTGAGTCAAACGGAAACGTGTGCAGGTCAGTTTTGGTCAGTCCTAAAAATCCTGCCTAAAATCTTCCAGAAAGCAAGCAGATTAGTAGGTGTcaagggctgagagaggggaggtgggaagtgaCTGCTAGTGGAGGTGGGAAGTGACTGCTAGTGGGTATGGGGAACCCATtttgggagtgatgaaaatgtacCAGAATACATGGGTTGCACGACCCTATGCATGTACTTAATGCCATCGAATTGTGCATTATGAGTAGTTAAAATGGCACGTTTTAAGTTGTGTGTACTTTAtcataaaaaaagagtgaaaaaggaaaaggtgggctgggaccaaaaaaaaaaaaaaaaaaaagaagaagaagaagaggaaagggaaagaccACATAGAAGAGCCCTGCGTTTGTGCCAGGCTCCCAGGGTCTGTGAGGGCAAGAGGTGGCCTTCCCGGGAGTGCAGGAGGGCCGGCAGGTGAAGGGCGCCCCCCGGAAAAGCTCCTGGAACTGGCGCTGGCGAAGCTCCTCTTCTGTCGCCTGCGGAACACAGACGGCGGACTGCCCAGCTGAGCGCGGCGCTGGGGGTCGCTGTCGCCCAAGGAACGCGGCAGGCGTGGCGACACCCAGACAAGCTGCGGGTCCCGGGTCGCCTGCAGGATGAGTCCGCCAGGGGTCGCTGTCGCCCGGGGAACGCGGTGGCGGGGGTGGCTGGTCCCAGGTTGTTCAGCTAGACGAGCCCTTCGGTGGTCGCTGTCATTCGGTTAGGTAAGCGGTAGGCGCGGCGATACCCGGGAGATAAGGTGGGTGTCCTGTCGTCCCACAGGACGAGCCCCCCGGGGGGGGGTCACTGTCACCTGGGGTAAGCGGCAGGCGCGGCAACACCCAGAGACGCGGCGGGTCCCGGGTGACCTGTAGGACGAGTCCACCGGAGGTCGCTGTTACCCGAGGGATGCGGCGGCGGGGGTGGCAGGTCCTGGGTCGCTCCGCTGGACTAGTTCGCAGAGGGTCGTTGTCACCCGGGGTAAGCGGCAGGCGCGGCGACACCTGGGAGACGCGGTGGGTCGCGGGTCGCCCCACAGGACGAGCCCTTCGTGGGTCGCTGTCACTCGGGTTAAGCAGCAGGTGCGGGGACGCCCGGGGGATGCAGTGGGTCCCGGGTCGTCCCGCAGGACGAACACCCGGGGGCCACTGTCACCTGGGGAACGGGGCAGGCGCGGCGACACCCAGAGACGCGGCGGGTCCTGGGTTGCCTGCTGGACGCGTCCGCCAGGGGTCGCTGTCACGGGGGGGATGGCGGGTCCCAGGTCCCTCCGCTGGACGAGTTCGCAGAGGGTCGCTGTCACCCGGGGTAAGCGGTAGGCGCGGCGACACCCGGGAGACGCGGTGGGTCCCAGGTCACCCCGCAGGACGAACACCCGGGGTCGCTGTCACCCGGGGAACGGGGCAGGCGCGGCGACACCCAGACACGCGGTGGTTCCTGGGTTGCCTGCAGGACGAGTCCGCCAGGGGTCGCTGTCACCCGGGGGACGCGGCGGCGGGGATGGCGGGTCCCAGGTCACTCCGCTGGACGAGTTCGCAGAGGTTCGTTGTCACCCGGGGTAAGCGGCAGGCGCGGAGACACCCGGGAGACGCGGTAGGTTCCGGGTCGCCCCGCAGGACGAGCCCTTCGTGGGTCGCTGTCACTCGGGGTAAGCGGCAGGCGCGGCGACACCCAGAGACGTGGCGTGTCCCGAGTCGCCTGCAGGACGAGTCCGCTAGGGGTCGCTGTCACCCGAGGAACGCGGCGGCGGGGGTGGCGGGTCCCGGGTCGCTCCGCAGGACTAGCCCTTCGGTGATTGCTGTCACTCGGGGTAAGCGGCAGGCGCGCCCGGTTCTGGGGTCGCCCCGCAGTATGTGTCCGCCGAAGGTCGCTGTTACCTGGAGAACGGGGCGGCGGCTCCCGGGTCGCCCCGCAGGACGAGTCCGCCGAAGGTCGCTGTCACTCGGGGTAAGAGGCAGGCGCGGCGACACCCAGAGACGCGGCGGGTCCCGGGTCGCCCCGCAGGACGAGTCCGCGAGGGTCGCTGTCATCCGGGGGACACGGCGGCAGGGAAGCGGGTCCCGGGTCGCCCCGCAGGATGAGCCCACCGAGGGTCGCTGTcaccggggaggggggggacgcGGTGGGTCCCGGGTCGCCCCGCGGGACGAGCCCGCCGGGGGGTCGCTGTCACCCGGGACGCACGTCCGCTCACTGCGTGGCGTGCAGCTTCTGGTGGTCGAGGAGGTGGACCATCCAGGGGAAGGCCTTCCCGCAGACGCCGCACTCGAAGGGCCGCTCCCGACCGGAGGGCTCGCGGCGGCCCGAGGGCTCGCGGCGGCCTGAGGTCTCGCGGCGGCCCGAAGGCTCCCGGCGGCCGGAAGGCTCCCCGCGGGCGGAGGGCTCCCCGAGACCGGAGGGCTCCTCGAGACCGGAGGGCTCCCCGCGGCCGGAGGGCTCCCCGAGACCCGAGGGCTCCCCGCGGCCGGAGGGCTCACCGCGCCGGCCTCCATCCGAGTCCTGGGCCTGCCCTGCCGCTTCCTGGGGGTCGGCCTCTCCTGGCTCCTCGCCCCCGCTCCGGCGGGGCCTCTTGGGTAGCGGCTCCAGCAGGTGGATCTTCCGATGCTCCCCCAGGACAGAGGCGTGCAGGAAGGTTTTGCCACACTCGGGACACGAGAAGGGCCCCTCTTCCAGGTGGCGCTTTTGGTGCTCCATGAAGTGGGTGACCCAGGTGAAGACCTCCCCGCATTCGGCGCACGCGAAGGGCCGCGTCCCTGGGGGGACTGGCGGCGCTGCTGAGCTCCCGGAGGAGGGGGCAACAGCCGGTCGCCCTGACTCTTCGGGGGAGGCTTTGGTGTCTTTGAGTAAGGGCAGGTGGGTGCTGCTGGCATCACGGTCCCCAAGTCCCTTTTGGGGACTACTGCTCTGAGCACTTGGGAGGGTGAGGTCTGCAACCAGGCTGGGCTGAGGACGCGGGTGCAGGGGCTTCTCTGGAGCAGGCCCTTGGCCCGCAGTGCCCTGAAGCACAGTGTCCCTGGGGGCAGCTCCTGCCTGCCAGGCACTCCCTTCGGCCTGGGGAGTGTCCTGGGCCAGCCTGGGGAGACAGTGCCTGTTTTCGAGGGCTCTGTCCCGGACCTGCCCACAGGGAGGCTCATCCCAGACACTAGGCTTCACAGGCAAGCAGCCCAGGCCTGGGGAGGTTAAGGGAAAAGGGTTGTTAGTGAAGGGACAGAGGCTGGAGGCCACActgcctccccgcccctgccccccaaggGCTGCAGAGAAGGGCAGGCAGCCAGCTGCTGGTACTCAGTAGAGCCTTCTTGTtctccatctttccctctcttaAGATAAAGGGGCACGTGGGGTTGGGGGcagatcccacagccctggggccCCCTTGTCCTCACCTGGGCAGGCTGCTGAAGGGACCCCATGCTGCAGCATCCTCAGTCTGTCTGCCTTCATGCTGGGAGGCTGAAGCCCTGGTCAAGGGGTGGAAACGTTTGAGTAGCTGTTGGGGCAGGGGGTGCCAATATCAGTCCCCACTGTTGGTGTGCACAATCTGGAGGAGGTATAGAGTTAATCACCaaagctcccccccacccccaacactgcCATCAGCAAAGTCTAACCCTTGCCAGGCCCCAGTCCTCAGGATTGTTGTAGGACCCAAACACTCACCGAGTGAGCCCAGGGTGCAGGATGCCTCGGCCCCCGCCCTGGTGTGGGGACTCCGCTGGGGCTGGGCAGGCTGCAGCCACTCGCCCTCCTGGGGGAGCCCCAGCTCCGATGCCTGGAATGGCAAACACAGTCCCATTCAGCAACTGCCCCATGCCACCCACAGCTTGGAGCAGCCACCAGAGAGCCATCCACCCAGTGCCACCACAGCAGAGGGACAGACACCATTGCCTCCTTTCAAAAATCCAGGAATAGCGAAACTAAAGCCActgcctccccccaaaaaaggtgccaaaaaaaaaaaaaagccaccaaacCAATAAATAGTAGTAACAGTTTATTGTGCATATAGGAATAGTCTGTGAACTGAGAGCTTTCAAATCCAAGATT is drawn from Felis catus isolate Fca126 chromosome E2, F.catus_Fca126_mat1.0, whole genome shotgun sequence and contains these coding sequences:
- the ZSCAN1 gene encoding zinc finger and SCAN domain-containing protein 1, yielding MLPLARALASPRSPQTPALREQDRTPQLAGPGDTEAWRLRFRQFQYRVAGGPHRALGQLWMLCRQWLRPEAHSKEQMLELLVLEQFLGALPSKMRTWVQSQGPRTCREAASLVEDLTQMSQQEVLVSLTDHQDGSISEEEDGKNQKDPCQASELGLPQEGEWLQPAQPQRSPHTRAGAEASCTLGSLGLQPPSMKADRLRMLQHGVPSAACPGLGCLPVKPSVWDEPPCGQVRDRALENRHCLPRLAQDTPQAEGSAWQAGAAPRDTVLQGTAGQGPAPEKPLHPRPQPSLVADLTLPSAQSSSPQKGLGDRDASSTHLPLLKDTKASPEESGRPAVAPSSGSSAAPPVPPGTRPFACAECGEVFTWVTHFMEHQKRHLEEGPFSCPECGKTFLHASVLGEHRKIHLLEPLPKRPRRSGGEEPGEADPQEAAGQAQDSDGGRRGEPSGRGEPSGLGEPSGRGEPSGLEEPSGLGEPSARGEPSGRREPSGRRETSGRREPSGRREPSGRERPFECGVCGKAFPWMVHLLDHQKLHATQ